From the Jilunia laotingensis genome, the window CCTTTGACACTTTCCAAAGAACCTCTGTAGAAATAACCGAAAGCTGGCATGCGATAAAGCTCAGGAATCTCCGTAACAGGCAGTTCTTTCCATTCATCATTCCCGTAGGATGAATAGAAGACTTCCGCATGCTGCTCTTTGCAATCGAAATAGAAACGATTGTCAGTATTATGAAAGTTGAAGTCACCACCTGCAAATTCCAAGACACCATCCGAAGCTGTTTCAAAACGGTCTGTTATCAATCCGGATGTATTCTTGAAATGCAGCATTTGAAGCGTAGGTGCCGTCCAATCGTCTTTCCGCTGATCATACAATATGCGGGTGACATTCTTTCCCGGAAGATCATCCACTCTTACGTTCGCGTTTACAAAAGTAAGATCGAATTCCCCATCAGGATGCTTCTCGGAAGCCCAAGTATAGGTCAGGCTATCAAGTTGGGCATAATCCGTACAAATCTCTTCACCATTATATTTGACACTCATCTCCAATGGAACATAATCACTCATTCGTATCTCACCCAAACGGCCTATATAACAACAAGCTAATCCGGACATTTTCCCTCCTACATATTCATCGTAGGAATTTTGTGCCATAAACGCATTTATCGGGCAACTATTACCGTAGATGCCGGTTTTTTCCGGCTGCATATAGGAGAATGCAGGATGACCGGGATATTCCAATATATCGCCTTTCTCTTCCGGTACTTGAAAAGAGTAATTCCCATAGGCATCATGCCCCTTATTCACATATTCCATACCGTTTTTAGTCATTATTACAGGTAAGCCGATCGTATTGGAATAATAATAGGAAGTATCCCGCCTTATACTACCGTCTCCTCTTTCCTGAATTTCAATGACCATCCGTCGATAGTCTCCGTACTGCGGCATCACCATAATATCCATCCTGTCTTTATCCAAATGACCTTCTTTCATGGCATCCACATAAAATTTTACTTTATCATCCTTTGATAAGATTACCGAATTCGTAGCACCGTCCCAACCACCGATTTGTACACCGTCAAAGAGGTCGATCGTTCCAAATCCGGGAATATGTCCTCCTTCTGTATCCATTCCCAATGGAGTAGATTGAAACGTATCTTCATACAAGATGTAATCTTTAGGATCGTTTTTGAGTACCTTTGATTCCGTGCCTTCCGTCCGGAATCTATTTACATAGTAAACCCCATCTTTTAT encodes:
- a CDS encoding T9SS type A sorting domain-containing protein; protein product: MKRQLLYLLAIAGLFLLIGESVKAQVITEYSPKRFDKGKYILKPKTIQDKRQYEVKQRGDYKTYIPEKRSAVRTRAAGEVSVTCSFEYDKEWFTPNSFMIYNTENDATDYYDYENESITLSVPVGMYDLATEFWRFGEKGDAGGIAILIKEQVVLSKDTTIVFAASDATNHIMVEGYNPDGEMWRLPLWRISDDNMSYEVLDEGNVDEMLISRYFILKGYGAVSTMVGNGGVDEEGSQKRERGWDFFVNDLSDRYLLVQSRVMIKDGVYYVNRFRTEGTESKVLKNDPKDYILYEDTFQSTPLGMDTEGGHIPGFGTIDLFDGVQIGGWDGATNSVILSKDDKVKFYVDAMKEGHLDKDRMDIMVMPQYGDYRRMVIEIQERGDGSIRRDTSYYYSNTIGLPVIMTKNGMEYVNKGHDAYGNYSFQVPEEKGDILEYPGHPAFSYMQPEKTGIYGNSCPINAFMAQNSYDEYVGGKMSGLACCYIGRLGEIRMSDYVPLEMSVKYNGEEICTDYAQLDSLTYTWASEKHPDGEFDLTFVNANVRVDDLPGKNVTRILYDQRKDDWTAPTLQMLHFKNTSGLITDRFETASDGVLEFAGGDFNFHNTDNRFYFDCKEQHAEVFYSSYGNDEWKELPVTEIPELYRMPAFGYFYRGSLESVKGETKSGWYDLKITLTDKAGNQQMQTISPAFKLKDAVGISSIAGEKAEIFISNGYLHVKGIEDASVSLYSVTGTLVGVTADGTPQGVPVSGLPAGIYLVKVVDMDGCSSVFKVNIH